In the Bacillus shivajii genome, one interval contains:
- a CDS encoding metal-sulfur cluster assembly factor, whose protein sequence is MSEKEKSVLKEEIMMQLESVIDPELGVDVVNLGLIYHVDITDADVKVTMTLTTPGCPLHETMINGVKSAVQHHPDVNHCEVELVWEPAWTPEMMSPKIRDMFA, encoded by the coding sequence ATGAGTGAAAAAGAAAAAAGTGTGCTAAAAGAAGAAATTATGATGCAACTCGAATCGGTGATTGACCCTGAATTAGGTGTTGATGTCGTAAATCTCGGGCTAATCTATCATGTTGATATAACTGATGCTGATGTGAAAGTAACCATGACATTAACTACCCCTGGCTGCCCTTTGCACGAAACGATGATTAATGGGGTCAAGTCGGCCGTTCAACACCATCCAGATGTTAATCACTGTGAAGTCGAACTCGTTTGGGAACCGGCGTGGACCCCAGAAATGATGAGTCCAAAAATTAGAGATATGTTTGCTTAA
- a CDS encoding rhodanese-like domain-containing protein, translated as MSFMKENISQLNYDEVRKIHEKQASEPILIDVREHEEYVNGHIPGIPLIPMSEIVDVIDDFNKEKEYVLVCRSGRRSHEVAKFFKDNGIENVHNYADGMLGWDTAKNEGEEWIVKDIEELYK; from the coding sequence ATGTCATTTATGAAAGAAAATATTTCACAGCTAAATTATGATGAAGTAAGAAAGATTCATGAAAAACAAGCGTCTGAACCTATTTTAATCGATGTTCGTGAACATGAAGAATACGTGAATGGGCATATACCTGGTATCCCTCTCATTCCAATGAGTGAAATTGTTGATGTCATTGATGACTTCAACAAAGAAAAAGAGTATGTTCTCGTCTGCCGTAGTGGACGTCGCAGTCATGAAGTAGCAAAGTTTTTCAAAGACAATGGTATTGAAAACGTCCATAACTATGCAGATGGCATGCTTGGGTGGGATACTGCTAAAAACGAAGGCGAAGAATGGATCGTCAAAGATATTGAGGAGTTATATAAATAA
- a CDS encoding class I SAM-dependent methyltransferase, producing MNGQKRTTMIQKRYDRIAPIFNMMDKMVKEEWRKSIFSNLSGKDVLEVGVGTGANLPYYPKSANVTAIDFSPKMLTFAKRMAKNHHVNVELIEMDAQNMTFPDQTFDAVVTTCVFCSVPDPIAGLTEIRRVLKDDGELYMLEHMRSDHPVLGKIMDLINPLVVGIVGANINRKTMENLQMTNFEIVNDKKVMGSVMRELQIKKA from the coding sequence ATGAATGGTCAAAAACGTACAACAATGATACAAAAACGTTATGATCGGATTGCTCCTATTTTTAATATGATGGATAAAATGGTAAAAGAAGAATGGAGAAAAAGTATTTTTTCTAATTTGAGCGGGAAAGACGTTTTAGAGGTCGGAGTAGGCACAGGTGCAAACTTACCTTATTACCCTAAAAGTGCGAATGTAACAGCGATTGATTTTAGCCCAAAGATGTTGACATTTGCAAAAAGGATGGCCAAAAATCATCATGTGAATGTAGAATTGATTGAAATGGATGCACAAAACATGACATTTCCTGATCAAACGTTTGACGCTGTGGTAACTACTTGTGTATTTTGTTCTGTTCCAGACCCTATAGCTGGTTTAACAGAAATCAGGAGGGTTCTAAAAGATGATGGAGAGCTTTACATGTTAGAGCATATGAGAAGTGATCATCCGGTGTTGGGAAAGATAATGGATTTGATAAATCCGTTAGTGGTTGGAATCGTTGGGGCAAACATTAATCGTAAAACAATGGAAAACTTACAAATGACAAACTTTGAAATTGTAAATGATAAAAAAGTAATGGGATCGGTGATGAGGGAATTACAAATAAAAAAGGCCTAA
- a CDS encoding YVTN family beta-propeller repeat protein — protein MLKSIFTFGLMTMILLMTACALESGENGGGDQTDVSDAGDLTSVQFYVPSEEDNLISVIDVVSGEHVADIDTGMAPTIVTFASTMRQAFVANQDSSTVEIVNTQSLEVESEIEVGPRPHGLALSSNNQTLYVATVGDQYIDVVNVGEQEVVDQYDLGTGAKTNYVYLEDGTLFVTDHENHAVYALDAESGEVLDTFETGGTPRVVRAYENKLYVATSEGGTLEEINLESGAVNVIDVGHGATDVVITEGGNQAVVTSVEESFVALVDLEAGEVVERIENQEGAKHLSFNREQSRVYVTLSGSNEVSVIDMEAFEEEYRIEIGGNMPHGIELKALPGIGGSC, from the coding sequence TTGTTGAAATCAATATTTACTTTTGGTCTTATGACGATGATTTTGTTAATGACTGCTTGTGCTCTTGAAAGTGGAGAAAATGGAGGGGGCGATCAAACAGACGTTTCAGATGCTGGCGATTTAACGAGTGTACAGTTTTATGTACCAAGTGAGGAAGATAACCTTATTTCAGTCATTGATGTTGTTTCAGGCGAGCATGTAGCTGATATCGATACGGGAATGGCACCAACAATCGTTACCTTTGCAAGTACAATGCGACAAGCGTTTGTGGCAAATCAAGATAGTAGCACAGTAGAAATCGTGAATACACAAAGTTTAGAAGTAGAAAGTGAAATTGAAGTTGGGCCACGTCCTCATGGGCTTGCGTTAAGTTCAAACAATCAAACATTATATGTCGCAACAGTCGGAGATCAATATATAGATGTCGTTAATGTAGGAGAACAGGAAGTTGTCGATCAGTATGATTTAGGTACTGGTGCAAAAACGAATTATGTTTATTTGGAAGACGGAACGTTATTTGTCACTGATCATGAAAATCATGCCGTGTATGCTTTGGATGCAGAAAGTGGAGAGGTTTTAGATACGTTTGAAACTGGTGGTACACCAAGAGTTGTTAGAGCATACGAGAACAAACTTTATGTTGCAACAAGTGAAGGTGGTACACTTGAAGAAATTAATTTAGAAAGTGGAGCAGTCAATGTGATTGATGTAGGTCATGGTGCAACAGATGTCGTCATTACTGAAGGTGGAAATCAGGCAGTTGTTACATCAGTAGAAGAGAGTTTTGTAGCTCTTGTTGACCTTGAGGCTGGTGAAGTGGTTGAACGTATAGAAAATCAAGAAGGTGCTAAACATTTATCTTTTAACCGTGAGCAGTCTCGTGTTTATGTTACTCTAAGTGGTTCAAATGAAGTATCTGTCATCGATATGGAAGCCTTTGAAGAAGAGTATCGAATTGAAATCGGTGGGAACATGCCACACGGAATTGAATTAAAAGCATTGCCAGGAATTGGCGGAAGCTGTTAA
- the phnE gene encoding phosphonate ABC transporter, permease protein PhnE: MMVWFRKKHLIYIVILLIITWYSMEVTHFQWWIFPHMSNVLSFIETRFFPPDLSILPLLLRETIVTLGIAFLGTILALIVAIPLSFAAASNTSRHSFIYYMSRFSLSGLRSVPEIVFGLIFVVAIGLGPFAAVLAILLHNIGVLGKLISELIEAADRGPQEAMKSVGATSRVGNIFAVIPQIWPNILSHYFYRFEVAIRTSLVLGFVGGGGLGQQIFNQYQSFYYDGMAMSIIVIMVLVIIVDMFGSFVRKRVI; encoded by the coding sequence ATGATGGTTTGGTTTCGGAAAAAGCACCTCATATACATTGTTATATTACTAATCATTACATGGTACAGCATGGAAGTCACACATTTTCAGTGGTGGATTTTTCCCCATATGTCGAATGTTCTTTCCTTTATAGAAACACGATTTTTCCCTCCTGATCTGTCTATTTTACCGCTTCTGTTGAGAGAAACAATTGTGACATTAGGCATTGCTTTTTTAGGAACGATATTAGCATTAATTGTTGCTATTCCACTAAGTTTTGCAGCAGCATCCAATACGAGTAGACATTCGTTCATTTATTACATGAGTCGATTTTCCCTTTCAGGGCTAAGGTCTGTTCCTGAAATTGTCTTCGGCTTGATTTTCGTTGTTGCAATCGGATTAGGCCCGTTTGCAGCAGTCCTTGCGATATTACTTCATAATATCGGCGTACTCGGAAAACTCATTTCTGAATTGATCGAAGCAGCAGACCGAGGACCTCAAGAAGCGATGAAATCAGTTGGTGCTACATCGAGGGTTGGGAATATCTTCGCTGTAATTCCACAAATATGGCCAAATATATTATCCCATTATTTTTACCGTTTTGAAGTTGCGATTCGGACGTCGCTAGTCCTTGGCTTTGTTGGTGGTGGTGGTTTAGGTCAACAAATTTTCAACCAATATCAAAGTTTCTATTACGATGGAATGGCAATGTCGATCATCGTTATTATGGTGTTAGTCATTATCGTTGATATGTTTGGTTCATTTGTGAGAAAAAGGGTGATATAA
- the phnD gene encoding phosphate/phosphite/phosphonate ABC transporter substrate-binding protein yields the protein MRRLGLLSIILTVFIIVTGCGDADESSALEANDDIFEVAVIPAQSIGEMQTGLDRLEEELANKLGREVSVEHYPSYNAVVEAINYSHIDLAYLGPLTYLIAHENSGAQAILTQLIDGEPYYYSYMISHIDQPWETLDEALDNPGPGEIDFAFGSISSTSGSLIPGTELVERGVFEDENNHEFASVRYTGSHDITAQLVENQTVEIGAIDSAIYDALVADGAVDVDLIQVIWQSEKLYQYPWVVPHDMDEELIKKVQQAFISIEDEAILNIFGGADAFIEIDDEQYEDVLEAAREFNMLDPETLD from the coding sequence GTGAGGAGATTAGGGTTACTATCAATCATATTAACAGTCTTCATCATCGTAACAGGTTGTGGAGATGCGGATGAATCTTCAGCATTAGAAGCTAATGATGATATATTTGAAGTAGCAGTTATACCAGCACAATCAATTGGTGAGATGCAAACTGGCCTTGACCGTCTTGAAGAAGAGTTAGCAAACAAATTAGGTCGTGAAGTTTCAGTTGAGCATTATCCTAGTTATAATGCCGTTGTTGAAGCGATCAATTATAGTCATATTGATTTAGCTTACTTAGGGCCATTAACGTACTTAATCGCTCATGAAAATAGTGGGGCACAAGCGATTTTGACACAATTAATTGACGGTGAACCTTATTATTATTCATATATGATTTCTCATATTGATCAACCGTGGGAAACGTTAGATGAAGCATTGGATAATCCAGGACCTGGTGAGATAGACTTCGCATTTGGGAGCATATCTTCGACGTCTGGTTCACTTATTCCAGGTACAGAACTAGTTGAACGTGGCGTGTTTGAAGATGAGAACAATCATGAGTTTGCTTCTGTTAGATATACAGGCTCACACGACATTACGGCACAATTAGTCGAAAACCAAACAGTTGAAATCGGAGCAATTGACAGTGCGATTTATGATGCACTAGTCGCCGACGGTGCTGTCGATGTTGACCTTATTCAAGTCATTTGGCAATCTGAAAAACTATATCAATACCCATGGGTTGTTCCACATGATATGGACGAAGAATTAATTAAGAAAGTGCAACAGGCGTTTATTTCGATCGAAGATGAAGCAATTTTAAACATTTTCGGCGGGGCTGATGCATTTATTGAGATTGATGATGAGCAATATGAAGATGTATTAGAAGCAGCGAGAGAATTTAACATGCTTGACCCTGAAACACTTGATTAA
- the phnC gene encoding phosphonate ABC transporter ATP-binding protein: protein MIKLENVTVRYPKAIEDALKNINVTFEKREFVCVLGRSGAGKSTFIRTINGLQPLTNGSVFIEGTDLHEQKEQVQRVLRTQMGMIFQHFQLIPRMTVRHNVLTGTFGRKKAYESLLGLFSTDEKNKAARYVQEVGLSSYIDQKIELLSGGQKQRVGIARALMQEPSIFLADEPVASLDPNTAKEIFELLQTIHNEKQLITIINVHDVSLAKQFATRIIGLKNGELIFDGRPSQFNEESYRLIYD, encoded by the coding sequence ATGATTAAATTGGAGAATGTTACGGTTCGTTACCCGAAAGCTATTGAAGACGCACTAAAGAATATCAATGTGACGTTTGAAAAGCGAGAGTTTGTATGTGTATTAGGACGTAGTGGTGCAGGGAAATCTACGTTTATTCGAACAATTAACGGATTACAGCCGCTTACAAATGGATCTGTCTTTATTGAAGGAACGGACTTACACGAACAAAAAGAACAAGTTCAAAGGGTGTTGCGAACACAAATGGGGATGATTTTTCAACACTTTCAATTAATTCCTAGAATGACAGTAAGACATAATGTACTAACAGGTACTTTCGGAAGAAAGAAAGCATATGAAAGTTTGCTCGGTTTGTTTTCAACTGATGAAAAAAATAAAGCAGCTCGATATGTTCAAGAAGTAGGCTTATCGTCATATATTGATCAAAAAATCGAATTGTTAAGTGGCGGACAAAAGCAACGTGTCGGCATCGCACGTGCACTAATGCAAGAGCCATCGATTTTTTTAGCAGATGAGCCAGTGGCAAGCCTAGATCCAAATACAGCTAAAGAAATTTTTGAATTACTTCAAACGATTCATAACGAAAAGCAACTCATCACAATTATTAATGTCCATGATGTATCGCTTGCGAAACAGTTTGCAACACGTATTATAGGTTTAAAAAACGGTGAACTGATTTTTGATGGACGACCATCACAATTTAATGAAGAGAGTTATCGATTGATATATGATTGA
- a CDS encoding sulfurtransferase has translation MKLFKTLSFTLLFSIFIVACSNETTTTSEEDSGYENEHLLVDTNWLEENIEDTIVIDIRDEEEYEGGHIPGAVHLDRGEITDQDNPVFGVLVEEEVFQDVMQSKGINDDSTIVIYDGGNSLWASRLFYGLELYGHEDVRILNGGFTAWLSDELELSTEAPAVEEGNFTATLNPDLQASQTKVEEFIGDDTCVIIDTRSDGEYDGSDVRAERGGHIPGATHIEWSEALNAEGIPTFKSAEELEELFSTAGVDRDKTIVPYCQTNVRGAHTYFSLRLLGFENIIPYEGSWAEWGNDPESQID, from the coding sequence ATGAAATTATTTAAAACATTAAGCTTCACCTTGCTTTTTAGTATTTTCATAGTTGCTTGCTCAAATGAAACTACTACTACTTCAGAAGAGGACTCCGGCTATGAGAACGAGCATCTTCTTGTTGATACTAATTGGTTAGAAGAGAATATAGAAGACACGATCGTTATTGATATTCGTGATGAAGAAGAATATGAAGGAGGTCACATCCCAGGTGCTGTACACCTTGATCGCGGCGAAATAACAGATCAAGATAACCCTGTATTTGGTGTCCTTGTCGAAGAAGAAGTATTCCAAGATGTTATGCAATCTAAAGGCATTAATGATGATTCCACGATTGTCATTTATGATGGAGGAAATAGTCTTTGGGCTTCACGTCTTTTTTACGGACTTGAATTGTATGGACATGAAGACGTACGTATCTTAAATGGTGGTTTTACTGCTTGGTTATCTGATGAACTGGAACTATCAACCGAAGCACCAGCTGTTGAAGAAGGTAACTTTACAGCAACTTTAAATCCTGACTTACAAGCATCTCAAACAAAAGTAGAAGAATTTATTGGTGATGACACATGCGTAATCATTGATACTCGTTCTGACGGTGAATATGACGGGTCTGATGTTCGAGCTGAAAGAGGCGGTCACATCCCTGGAGCAACTCACATCGAATGGTCTGAAGCGTTAAATGCTGAAGGTATTCCTACTTTTAAATCAGCTGAAGAGTTAGAAGAACTGTTTTCAACTGCAGGTGTAGACCGTGACAAAACAATCGTTCCTTATTGCCAAACTAATGTCCGTGGTGCACATACCTATTTCTCTTTAAGACTACTAGGTTTTGAAAATATTATTCCATATGAAGGTTCATGGGCAGAATGGGGTAACGACCCTGAAAGTCAAATTGATTAA
- a CDS encoding redoxin domain-containing protein, which translates to MLCISQLVELNNYIEEVESLGYTVYGISPSDPMSHSAVMDGEGLDFDLLTDVDVQFGSQLGFIDFDDEVIYRGYTAVNPETNQMVTEIDYLVGENALDVLKVLEDL; encoded by the coding sequence ATGCTTTGTATTTCTCAGCTAGTTGAGCTGAACAATTATATTGAAGAGGTTGAATCGCTTGGTTACACAGTATACGGAATTAGTCCGAGTGATCCAATGAGTCACAGTGCAGTTATGGATGGGGAAGGATTGGATTTTGACCTGCTGACAGATGTCGATGTTCAATTTGGCTCCCAATTAGGGTTTATTGACTTTGATGATGAAGTAATTTACCGAGGCTACACAGCAGTTAATCCTGAAACGAATCAAATGGTAACAGAAATTGATTATCTCGTCGGTGAAAATGCTTTAGACGTACTAAAAGTGTTAGAAGATTTATAA
- a CDS encoding ATP-binding protein: MQLKKGLSLYKLPLMYIALGILWIIVTDTLLINIPLDVGLINAVQTYKGIFFIIVTGTLFGVIVNKNAKIQKVNDEKEKLSTLINSMSELILFKDESGRWVELNHYGQQLFGIRHHEYAGKTNKEVAELSPTYKEKLSISDKTDRQALSTNEAIRMVEKIEQEDGTTKTFEIVKVPLLYSCKRKKGLFIIGTDVTEMKQSEEMLLKKEKLAVVGELAAGVAHEIRNPLTSLKGFTQLFQQTDRNGQHKEHYEIMLGELDRIDSIVNELLTIAKPQPLNYAQCDLNKIVSNVISILSSEATLKGVDITFTSEEDIPLTHCEQSQLRQVFINILKNAIEASSYGNTIELSLMKLNKDHIKVQVKDKGCGIPKDRLTKIGEPFFSMKEKGTGLGMTVSFKIIEAHQGKITIDSEVDKGTTVDITLPTSKKS, from the coding sequence ATGCAATTAAAAAAGGGGCTTTCATTGTATAAACTACCGTTAATGTACATTGCTCTAGGTATTTTATGGATCATTGTTACTGACACATTATTAATAAACATTCCATTAGATGTTGGATTAATAAATGCTGTACAAACATATAAAGGCATATTTTTTATTATAGTAACTGGCACCCTCTTTGGAGTCATTGTGAATAAAAACGCGAAAATCCAAAAAGTGAACGATGAAAAAGAGAAGCTTTCAACCTTAATAAACTCGATGTCTGAATTGATTCTTTTTAAAGACGAAAGTGGAAGATGGGTAGAATTAAACCACTATGGACAACAACTATTTGGTATCAGGCATCATGAATATGCTGGTAAAACGAATAAAGAAGTCGCTGAGCTTTCTCCTACCTATAAGGAAAAATTATCTATTAGTGACAAAACGGACCGACAAGCTCTTTCTACAAATGAAGCGATAAGAATGGTTGAGAAAATAGAACAAGAAGACGGAACAACGAAGACCTTTGAAATCGTCAAAGTTCCTCTCTTATATTCATGTAAACGTAAAAAAGGACTATTTATCATCGGTACAGATGTAACGGAAATGAAGCAATCTGAAGAGATGTTATTAAAGAAAGAAAAACTAGCTGTTGTAGGAGAACTAGCGGCTGGGGTCGCTCATGAAATTAGAAACCCTTTAACTTCTTTAAAAGGATTTACACAATTATTTCAGCAGACAGACCGCAACGGACAACATAAAGAGCACTATGAAATTATGTTAGGAGAACTCGATCGTATCGATTCCATCGTTAATGAACTATTAACGATTGCGAAGCCACAACCACTGAATTATGCCCAATGTGATCTGAACAAAATCGTATCAAATGTCATTTCCATCCTATCGTCAGAAGCAACGTTAAAAGGAGTGGATATCACATTTACTTCAGAAGAGGACATTCCGCTTACACATTGTGAACAATCTCAACTTAGACAAGTCTTTATTAATATATTGAAAAACGCAATAGAAGCTTCTTCATATGGGAATACAATTGAATTGAGCTTAATGAAGCTTAATAAGGATCATATAAAAGTACAAGTAAAAGACAAAGGATGCGGCATCCCAAAAGATCGGTTGACAAAGATTGGTGAGCCGTTCTTTTCGATGAAAGAAAAAGGGACTGGCTTAGGGATGACTGTAAGTTTCAAAATTATTGAGGCACATCAAGGGAAAATTACGATTGATAGTGAAGTTGATAAAGGTACGACTGTAGATATAACATTACCTACCTCAAAAAAATCATAA
- a CDS encoding GbsR/MarR family transcriptional regulator, translating to MNSNEDMQRVEEARDVMISALAQTMVIYGVTPSVGRIYGVLYFSEVPMSLDDIKDEVAMSKASVSNAMRELLETEMVIKVWKKGERKDHFIAEKDFMRNFINFFVKNLRQERSLFMKANEQAKPILEELSESSSDEVKDIAKQDLENLNNSLDYFDWTMRLANAFESHEIFKYIPKTKDK from the coding sequence ATGAACAGTAATGAAGATATGCAAAGAGTAGAAGAAGCACGTGATGTAATGATTAGTGCCCTTGCACAAACGATGGTCATTTACGGAGTCACTCCTTCAGTAGGGAGAATTTACGGTGTTTTATATTTTTCGGAAGTGCCGATGTCTTTAGATGACATAAAAGATGAAGTTGCCATGAGTAAAGCAAGTGTTAGTAACGCGATGCGCGAACTGTTAGAAACAGAAATGGTTATTAAGGTATGGAAAAAGGGTGAGCGAAAAGATCATTTTATTGCAGAAAAAGATTTTATGAGAAATTTTATTAATTTCTTTGTAAAGAACTTACGTCAAGAACGTAGTTTATTTATGAAAGCGAATGAGCAGGCAAAGCCAATATTAGAAGAGCTTTCGGAATCTTCGTCAGATGAAGTAAAAGACATTGCAAAACAAGACTTGGAAAACTTGAACAACTCGCTAGATTATTTTGATTGGACCATGCGATTAGCAAATGCGTTCGAATCGCATGAAATTTTTAAATATATCCCTAAAACTAAAGATAAATAA
- a CDS encoding YeeE/YedE family protein has product MFTIDAFIIAAIFGLIYGFLLQKADFCFVASVRDFVSVKDSRIGKGVLVLMATALIGWGLALTFGLASLDQVWAVPVGATNLIGGILFGIGMTIAGSCASGALYRSGMGYVHFWIVIASMIVGNLLFAFIYDPWGRESFIEPLTFTDGGVTLYALGLPFMVLPLLIVGFMIFISVKQFGLKEFLNGVKGAVTDWEKNPLKQQHWDVRFVAFLMGITATIQFIVLSSISVTGPETRIGGVILSTIFGEQAIYNNLYLNNMFASYPAVGIGPEETLVIFIIVGAFISSLLSKSFKIRLPKARRLPTAIGGGLLMGVASRIAPGCNVANVVAGVGGLSVASFIVIIGMAIGVFIVTKYVFKMPIMLFYREDKDAA; this is encoded by the coding sequence ATGTTTACTATAGATGCATTTATTATAGCTGCAATATTTGGCCTTATTTATGGGTTTCTTCTTCAAAAGGCAGATTTTTGTTTTGTTGCATCTGTTCGAGATTTTGTCAGTGTAAAGGATTCTCGAATTGGTAAAGGAGTTCTCGTATTAATGGCTACTGCTTTAATTGGTTGGGGGCTTGCTCTTACATTTGGGCTTGCATCCTTAGACCAAGTTTGGGCTGTTCCTGTTGGTGCAACAAACTTAATCGGTGGTATATTATTTGGTATCGGGATGACTATTGCAGGTAGTTGTGCTTCTGGTGCCCTCTACCGAAGTGGAATGGGTTATGTTCATTTTTGGATCGTTATTGCTTCAATGATCGTCGGTAATCTTCTTTTCGCATTTATTTATGATCCATGGGGAAGAGAATCTTTCATCGAACCGTTAACATTTACTGATGGGGGAGTTACTTTATATGCGTTAGGCCTTCCATTTATGGTCCTGCCTCTTCTTATCGTAGGATTTATGATTTTCATTTCCGTAAAACAGTTTGGCTTAAAAGAGTTTTTAAATGGGGTAAAAGGTGCAGTAACTGATTGGGAGAAAAACCCACTTAAACAACAACATTGGGATGTACGATTCGTTGCCTTCTTAATGGGGATAACAGCTACAATCCAATTTATTGTTCTCTCTTCGATCAGTGTAACAGGCCCTGAAACACGTATCGGTGGCGTGATTTTATCCACCATTTTTGGAGAGCAAGCTATATATAATAATTTGTATTTAAATAATATGTTTGCTTCTTACCCAGCTGTAGGAATTGGACCGGAAGAAACACTTGTCATCTTTATTATTGTCGGTGCATTTATTTCCTCTCTATTAAGTAAAAGCTTTAAAATTCGTTTACCAAAGGCACGTCGCCTGCCAACTGCGATTGGTGGAGGTCTCTTAATGGGGGTTGCTTCTCGAATTGCTCCTGGCTGTAATGTGGCAAATGTTGTAGCCGGCGTTGGCGGTCTATCTGTTGCAAGTTTCATTGTCATTATCGGGATGGCCATTGGCGTATTTATCGTTACAAAATACGTTTTCAAAATGCCGATCATGCTCTTTTACAGAGAAGATAAAGATGCCGCTTAG
- a CDS encoding sulfurtransferase TusA family protein — protein MSLTDQELKDLTIDHKVDAIGEVCPHTLNMALAELKKAKTGEVVVEVTDHSIATKTIPAAVKMNKQAEHLGTLKESGTYTIFLKKL, from the coding sequence ATGAGTTTAACAGATCAAGAATTAAAAGATTTAACAATCGACCATAAAGTTGATGCAATCGGTGAAGTTTGCCCACATACATTGAATATGGCTCTTGCAGAACTAAAGAAAGCAAAAACAGGCGAGGTCGTCGTTGAAGTTACTGATCATTCAATTGCAACGAAAACAATCCCTGCTGCTGTAAAAATGAACAAACAAGCAGAACACTTAGGTACATTAAAGGAATCTGGAACGTATACGATCTTCCTAAAAAAACTTTAA
- a CDS encoding peptide-methionine (S)-S-oxide reductase — MRTRVGYAGGTIESPTYRKMGDHTETIQVDFDRSLISYEELLDHFWDNHYAVGERYGGRQYMSLLLYHTEPQKEAAIKKRNEIKKQRGTEIITEISPFMKFYIAEDYHQKYYLKRYPSAVERLSLLYPDHEDFVNGTLVARLNGLVKGFGTLRSIKDEIESELTSHNKKQHMLDVVESIKW; from the coding sequence ATTCGAACGCGTGTCGGTTATGCGGGTGGAACGATAGAGAGTCCTACTTATCGTAAGATGGGAGATCATACTGAAACCATTCAAGTTGACTTTGACCGTAGTCTCATTTCTTATGAGGAGCTTTTAGACCATTTTTGGGACAATCATTATGCGGTAGGCGAAAGGTATGGAGGAAGACAATATATGTCACTACTCCTTTATCATACTGAACCTCAAAAGGAAGCTGCTATAAAAAAAAGAAATGAAATAAAAAAGCAACGAGGCACAGAGATCATAACGGAAATTTCGCCATTCATGAAGTTTTATATAGCAGAAGATTATCATCAAAAATATTACTTGAAAAGATATCCATCGGCAGTTGAACGATTATCACTTCTTTATCCTGATCACGAAGACTTTGTAAATGGAACACTCGTTGCTAGGCTAAATGGACTTGTAAAAGGATTTGGTACTTTAAGAAGTATTAAAGACGAAATTGAGTCGGAACTCACGTCACATAATAAAAAGCAACATATGCTTGACGTTGTTGAATCGATAAAATGGTAA
- a CDS encoding DUF2249 domain-containing protein, translating into MSQKVTLDVRKDLENNQDPFKKIMSTVKNLNDDEIFVLHSTIKPTPLLGVMKAKGFDNEVEKLGEKHYQTTFQKRKNGLFSSFFKKKKREVAPTNNSPLNQEELTATFLDNRGLEPPQPMVRTIKRLEMLEPNETLTIHNDRVPVYLIEELKDMGIRYSIEEQPDGSAKVHLTRE; encoded by the coding sequence ATGAGTCAAAAGGTAACTCTCGATGTTCGCAAAGATTTAGAAAATAACCAAGATCCGTTCAAAAAAATCATGAGCACGGTGAAAAATTTAAATGATGATGAGATTTTCGTCCTTCACTCGACAATAAAGCCTACTCCATTATTAGGGGTCATGAAAGCAAAAGGATTTGACAATGAAGTCGAAAAGCTCGGAGAAAAACATTACCAAACAACTTTCCAAAAAAGAAAGAATGGCTTGTTTTCTTCGTTTTTTAAGAAAAAGAAACGTGAAGTTGCGCCAACAAATAACTCTCCTCTAAATCAAGAGGAATTAACCGCCACTTTTCTTGATAACCGAGGGCTTGAACCACCACAACCAATGGTTCGAACAATAAAACGATTAGAAATGCTCGAACCTAATGAAACATTAACGATCCATAACGATAGGGTTCCAGTCTATTTAATCGAAGAACTAAAAGATATGGGGATTCGCTATTCGATCGAGGAACAGCCTGATGGTTCAGCTAAAGTGCATTTAACGAGAGAATAG